Proteins encoded by one window of Streptomyces sp. ALI-76-A:
- a CDS encoding sugar phosphate isomerase/epimerase and 4-hydroxyphenylpyruvate domain-containing protein, translating to MRTSIATVSLSGSLTEKLTAASRAGFDGVEIFENDLLASPLTPGEIRARCADLGLTVDLYQPMRDIEAVPEDEFARNLRRARHKFELMGRLGADTVLVCSSVSPLAVDDDALAAEQLSRLADLAQDCGVRVAYEALAWGRHVSTYDHAWRVVETAGHPALGTCLDSFHILSRSSAPEDLKGIEDIPGEKIFFLQLADAPLLAMDVLQWSRHYRCFPGQGGFDVAGLVRRVLRTGYEGPLSLEIFNDVFRQAEAGPTAVDARRSLLLLQETVGVATPPAPVVPTGIAFAELVTPDAEPLSALLGALGFARTARHRSKPVDLWQQGGARVLVNTGTTVRRDDTHLAAIGLESPDPRAAARRAEALLAPVLPRRRASEDAPLDAVAAPDGTELFFCATNRPGLPDWRADFEDAEHPPAATDVSRVDHLALTQPWHHFDEAALFHRSVLGLRAQESVDVADPYGLLRSRAVTTPDGGVRIALSVGPAPTDDPVHAQHLALATDDVVAAARRFTEAGGRLLPIPANYYDDLAARYEFADGELETYRELGILYDRDAYGVFRHCYTRTVGRVFFELVQRDGGYRGYGAQNAPVRLAAQHTARRLTGG from the coding sequence GTGCGTACGTCCATCGCCACCGTCTCACTCAGCGGCTCGCTCACCGAGAAGCTCACCGCCGCCTCCCGGGCCGGCTTCGACGGCGTCGAGATCTTCGAGAACGACCTGCTCGCCAGCCCCCTCACCCCCGGGGAGATCCGCGCCCGCTGCGCCGACCTCGGCCTGACCGTCGACCTCTACCAGCCGATGCGCGACATCGAGGCCGTGCCCGAGGACGAGTTCGCCCGCAACCTGCGGCGCGCCCGGCACAAGTTCGAACTGATGGGCCGGCTCGGCGCCGACACCGTCCTGGTCTGCTCCAGCGTCTCCCCGCTCGCCGTCGACGACGACGCGCTCGCCGCCGAGCAGCTGAGCCGGCTGGCGGACCTGGCGCAGGACTGCGGCGTCCGCGTCGCCTACGAGGCACTCGCATGGGGACGGCATGTCAGCACGTACGACCACGCCTGGCGTGTCGTCGAGACGGCCGGCCATCCGGCGCTCGGTACCTGCCTGGACAGTTTCCACATCCTGTCCCGGTCCTCCGCGCCCGAGGACCTCAAGGGCATCGAGGACATCCCCGGCGAGAAGATCTTCTTCCTCCAGCTCGCCGACGCCCCGCTGCTCGCGATGGACGTCCTGCAGTGGAGCCGCCACTACCGCTGCTTCCCCGGCCAGGGCGGCTTCGACGTCGCCGGACTCGTCCGCCGTGTCCTGCGCACCGGCTACGAGGGCCCGCTCTCCCTGGAGATCTTCAACGACGTCTTCCGGCAGGCCGAGGCCGGCCCCACGGCCGTGGACGCCCGCCGCTCCCTGCTCCTCCTCCAGGAGACCGTCGGCGTCGCCACGCCGCCCGCACCGGTCGTGCCCACGGGTATCGCCTTCGCCGAACTGGTCACGCCGGACGCCGAACCCCTCTCCGCCCTGCTCGGCGCGCTGGGCTTCGCCCGCACCGCCCGGCACCGCAGCAAGCCCGTCGACCTGTGGCAGCAGGGCGGGGCCCGCGTCCTGGTCAACACCGGCACCACCGTCCGCCGTGACGACACCCACCTCGCCGCCATCGGCCTGGAGTCACCCGACCCGCGGGCCGCCGCCCGCCGGGCCGAGGCACTGCTCGCCCCCGTCCTGCCCCGCCGCCGCGCCTCCGAGGACGCCCCGCTCGACGCGGTGGCCGCCCCCGACGGCACGGAACTGTTCTTCTGCGCCACGAACCGCCCCGGACTCCCCGACTGGCGGGCCGACTTCGAGGACGCCGAGCACCCGCCCGCGGCCACGGACGTGTCCCGCGTCGACCACCTCGCCCTCACCCAGCCCTGGCACCACTTCGACGAGGCGGCCCTCTTCCACCGCAGCGTGCTCGGCCTGCGCGCCCAGGAGAGCGTCGACGTCGCCGACCCCTACGGCCTGCTCCGCAGCCGTGCCGTCACCACCCCCGACGGCGGTGTGCGCATCGCCCTGTCCGTCGGCCCGGCCCCCACCGACGACCCGGTCCACGCCCAGCACCTCGCGCTCGCCACCGACGACGTGGTCGCCGCCGCCCGCCGTTTCACCGAGGCCGGCGGCCGGCTGCTGCCGATCCCGGCGAACTACTACGACGACCTGGCCGCCCGGTACGAGTTCGCCGACGGCGAGCTGGAGACGTACCGCGAACTGGGCATCCTCTACGACCGGGACGCGTACGGAGTGTTCCGCCACTGCTACACCCGCACCGTCGGCCGGGTCTTCTTCGAACTCGTCCAGCGCGACGGCGGGTACCGGGGCTACGGCGCCCAGAACGCCCCCGTCCGCCTGGCGGCCCAGCACACGGCCAGGCGGCTCACTGGCGGCTGA
- a CDS encoding TetR/AcrR family transcriptional regulator — MTSVEEPARPNGRIRDAARTQAEILDVATQEFARAGFDGARVDEIAARTRTTKRMIYYYFGGKEQLFTAVLERAYAVIREAEQQLDVEHLDPVAAIRRLAEVTFDHHEQHPDFIRLVSIENIHGAEHIAASQKLGRIGSPALDVIRRILASGQESGLFTADVDAVDLHAMISSFCFFRVANRHTFGALFGRDLVDPAQREHYRAMLGDMVIAYLTADRAAG; from the coding sequence ATGACCAGCGTCGAAGAACCGGCACGACCGAACGGGCGGATCCGTGACGCCGCCCGCACCCAGGCCGAGATCCTCGACGTGGCGACCCAGGAGTTCGCCCGGGCCGGCTTCGACGGCGCCCGGGTCGACGAGATCGCCGCCCGCACCCGCACCACCAAGCGGATGATCTACTACTACTTCGGCGGCAAGGAGCAGCTCTTCACGGCCGTCCTGGAGCGCGCGTACGCCGTGATCCGCGAGGCCGAGCAGCAGCTCGACGTCGAGCACCTGGACCCGGTCGCGGCCATCCGGCGGCTGGCGGAGGTCACCTTCGACCACCACGAGCAGCACCCTGACTTCATCCGCCTGGTGAGCATCGAGAACATCCACGGGGCGGAGCACATCGCGGCCTCCCAGAAGCTCGGCAGGATCGGCTCGCCGGCCCTCGACGTGATCCGCCGGATCCTGGCCTCCGGACAGGAGTCGGGGCTGTTCACGGCCGACGTGGACGCCGTCGACCTGCACGCGATGATCAGCTCTTTCTGTTTCTTCCGGGTCGCCAACCGGCACACCTTCGGCGCCCTGTTCGGCCGTGACCTGGTCGATCCCGCCCAGCGCGAGCACTACCGGGCGATGCTCGGCGACATGGTGATCGCCTATCTGACGGCGGACCGCGCGGCCGGCTGA
- a CDS encoding shikimate dehydrogenase: MPSQDKDSYLVGLIGSGIGPSLSPALHEREADRQGLRYLYRLIDIDALGAGPDAVGDLLRSARDLGFDGLNITHPCKQHVIPHLDALAPQAEALGAVNTVVFAEDGRAVGHNTDVTGFAASFARGLPDVPLERVVQLGAGGAGAAVAHATLTLGAERVTVVDELPERAAALADALNTHFGAGRAAAGTPDRLGDLLAHADGLVHATPTGMAAHPGLPLPAELLDPGLWIAEVVYRPLETALLRTARALGCATLDGGGMAVFQAVDAFRLFTEREPDSARMLADFGELAGAVTAPQ; this comes from the coding sequence GTGCCGTCCCAGGACAAGGACTCGTATCTCGTCGGGCTGATCGGTTCCGGCATCGGCCCGTCGCTCAGTCCCGCGCTGCACGAGCGGGAGGCCGACCGCCAGGGCCTGCGGTACCTGTACCGGCTGATCGACATCGACGCCCTCGGCGCCGGCCCCGACGCGGTGGGCGACCTGCTGCGCTCGGCCCGGGACCTCGGCTTCGACGGGCTCAACATCACCCACCCCTGCAAGCAGCACGTCATCCCGCACCTGGACGCGCTCGCCCCGCAGGCCGAGGCCCTCGGCGCGGTCAACACCGTGGTCTTCGCGGAGGACGGCCGGGCCGTCGGCCACAACACCGACGTCACCGGCTTCGCCGCCTCCTTCGCGCGCGGTCTGCCCGACGTACCGCTGGAGCGGGTCGTACAGCTGGGGGCGGGCGGCGCGGGCGCGGCCGTCGCCCACGCCACGCTCACCCTGGGCGCCGAGCGGGTCACCGTCGTCGACGAGCTGCCCGAGCGGGCCGCCGCCCTCGCCGACGCGCTCAACACGCACTTCGGCGCCGGCCGGGCCGCCGCCGGCACCCCGGACCGGCTCGGGGACCTGCTCGCGCACGCCGACGGCCTCGTGCACGCCACCCCCACCGGCATGGCCGCGCACCCCGGCCTGCCCCTCCCGGCCGAACTCCTCGACCCGGGACTGTGGATCGCCGAGGTGGTCTACCGCCCGCTGGAGACCGCGCTGCTGCGCACCGCCCGCGCGCTCGGCTGCGCCACCCTCGACGGCGGCGGGATGGCCGTCTTCCAGGCCGTGGACGCGTTCCGCCTGTTCACCGAGCGGGAACCCGACAGCGCGCGGATGCTCGCGGACTTCGGCGAGCTGGCCGGGGCCGTGACCGCCCCGCAGTGA